One Patescibacteria group bacterium genomic region harbors:
- a CDS encoding flavodoxin family protein codes for MTSNLKAVFLNCTLKKSPKKSNTDALIQKAVDVYEEIKVDSTVIRVVDHNVATGVSSDEGHGDEWPQIYKKVLEADIIIIATPIWFGVRGSVCQQVMERLSGGYDEADPKTGQFPLYGKVGACIVTGNEDGAHDVCANTLFNLTHIGCTIAPNSDSYWVGEAGPGPSYIEVGQKSLYTNRTIRFLAHNTAWMAQMLKNNPIPTNLKELEEKAKKVST; via the coding sequence ATGACGAGTAACCTAAAGGCTGTATTCCTTAATTGCACACTAAAAAAATCACCTAAAAAATCAAATACAGATGCATTAATTCAAAAGGCTGTGGATGTATATGAAGAAATTAAAGTCGATAGCACTGTGATCCGTGTGGTTGACCACAATGTAGCTACTGGGGTTAGCTCAGATGAAGGACATGGTGACGAGTGGCCACAAATTTACAAAAAAGTCTTAGAAGCCGATATTATAATAATTGCTACTCCGATATGGTTTGGGGTGCGCGGTTCAGTCTGCCAGCAGGTAATGGAGCGGCTAAGTGGCGGCTACGACGAAGCAGACCCAAAAACAGGGCAATTCCCACTCTACGGCAAAGTTGGTGCATGCATTGTGACTGGTAATGAAGATGGTGCACATGATGTTTGTGCTAACACGCTATTTAATCTGACCCACATAGGATGCACTATTGCTCCTAACTCCGATAGCTATTGGGTTGGCGAGGCAGGCCCAGGGCCAAGTTACATCGAGGTCGGCCAAAAAAGCCTTTATACCAATAGAACAATCAGATTCTTAGCCCACAACACTGCCTGGATGGCCCAAATGCTCAAAAATAATCCGATACCAACAAATCTCAAAGAACTCGAAGAGAAAGCAAAAAAAGTCAGCACCTAA
- the groL gene encoding chaperonin GroEL (60 kDa chaperone family; promotes refolding of misfolded polypeptides especially under stressful conditions; forms two stacked rings of heptamers to form a barrel-shaped 14mer; ends can be capped by GroES; misfolded proteins enter the barrel where they are refolded when GroES binds), with product MAKDIISSEEARKKLKAGVDKLADTVKVTLGPKGRNVVLESKYGSPNITNDGVTIAKEIELEDAFENMGAQIVKEVASKTNDLAGDGTTTATVLTQAIVDEGVKNVAAGANPMAIRRGIEKASAAVSTELDRIAKPVKASTEIANVASISADDPEVGKLIAEVMDVIGADGIVTVEEGQTLGLAKEVVEGMQFDKGYVSPYMVTDPARMEAVMENAPILITDKKISAINELLPLLEKLAADGKKDLVIIADEVDGEALTTLVLNKLRGTFNALAIKAPAFGDRRKEMLHDLAVLTGGQVITEEVGLKLEDAAIEMLGEARKVIADKDNTTIVEGKGSKSALKERVALIKNQIKTTNSEYEIEKLQERVAKLESGVAVIKVGAATEVELKEKKARIEDAINSTKAAVAEGIVAGGGAALIKARKALDGLKLDEEEMIGIAIVRKSLEAPIRQIAANAGITDIAVILETIVKANDNKTGWDFAKNEKADMLSRGIIDPVKVTKSALINATSAASMLLTTEAAVVELPQKEAASAPPMPDMGGMGGMM from the coding sequence ATGGCAAAAGATATTATATCAAGCGAAGAAGCGCGAAAAAAATTAAAAGCTGGTGTCGATAAATTAGCCGACACTGTAAAAGTAACACTCGGTCCTAAAGGTCGAAATGTTGTACTGGAAAGTAAATATGGGAGCCCAAATATCACTAACGATGGGGTTACTATTGCCAAAGAAATCGAGCTAGAAGACGCCTTCGAAAATATGGGGGCACAAATAGTAAAGGAAGTGGCTAGCAAAACTAACGACCTGGCAGGCGATGGCACAACAACCGCCACTGTATTGACACAAGCTATTGTCGATGAGGGAGTAAAGAATGTTGCTGCTGGTGCCAATCCGATGGCGATCCGTAGAGGCATAGAGAAGGCCTCCGCAGCGGTTTCAACAGAGCTAGATAGAATAGCCAAGCCCGTTAAGGCTAGCACTGAAATTGCCAATGTAGCTAGTATTTCGGCTGATGACCCAGAGGTGGGCAAACTGATAGCCGAGGTGATGGATGTAATAGGTGCAGACGGAATTGTTACTGTCGAAGAGGGACAGACTTTAGGCTTAGCAAAAGAAGTAGTCGAAGGTATGCAGTTCGATAAGGGCTATGTGAGCCCCTATATGGTCACGGATCCAGCTCGCATGGAGGCAGTTATGGAGAATGCGCCAATTTTAATCACAGATAAAAAGATTAGTGCTATCAACGAACTATTGCCACTACTCGAGAAGCTCGCGGCAGATGGCAAAAAGGATTTAGTTATAATTGCCGATGAGGTAGACGGGGAGGCCTTAACCACACTTGTTTTAAATAAGCTACGGGGAACATTCAATGCTCTTGCTATTAAGGCACCTGCCTTTGGGGATCGACGCAAAGAAATGCTTCACGATTTAGCAGTCCTAACGGGTGGGCAAGTTATTACTGAAGAAGTGGGGCTAAAGCTAGAGGACGCCGCTATAGAGATGCTTGGTGAAGCCCGTAAAGTTATCGCCGATAAAGACAACACCACTATAGTTGAGGGCAAAGGCAGTAAGTCCGCGCTCAAAGAGCGAGTTGCTTTAATCAAAAATCAGATCAAGACAACCAATTCCGAGTATGAAATCGAAAAGCTCCAGGAGCGAGTCGCCAAATTAGAGAGCGGAGTAGCTGTTATCAAGGTCGGTGCGGCAACAGAAGTAGAGCTTAAAGAGAAGAAAGCCCGAATCGAGGATGCCATCAATTCCACTAAAGCTGCCGTAGCAGAAGGAATCGTAGCAGGAGGCGGAGCTGCCTTGATCAAGGCCCGAAAGGCGCTAGATGGCTTGAAGCTAGATGAAGAGGAAATGATAGGTATAGCTATTGTGCGTAAGTCGCTAGAAGCCCCGATTAGGCAGATAGCTGCTAATGCCGGTATCACAGACATAGCCGTAATACTTGAAACAATAGTCAAGGCAAATGACAATAAGACAGGATGGGATTTTGCTAAGAACGAAAAGGCCGATATGCTCTCCAGGGGTATTATTGATCCTGTTAAGGTTACCAAGAGTGCATTGATTAACGCCACCAGCGCAGCATCGATGCTACTTACCACCGAAGCAGCCGTAGTAGAATTGCCGCAGAAGGAAGCAGCATCAGCTCCACCTATGCCAGACATGGGCGGCATGGGGGGAATGATGTAG
- a CDS encoding GyrI-like domain-containing protein, which produces MESEKFNISDIYPLIYSAKVAKASIIDVPALRIMAISGEGEPNGPRFRDSVEALYSIAYAINFMPKKGNTPEGFVSFRVSALEALWSMKNGKPYDASDGGNLIWEVFIVVPGFVTQGVVNMAVSMTLGIKPNPRYNDIHISSLQEKKSAQILHFGSYSTAIGDIKTLASYIKKRGYKAVLRHHEIYLSDPTRSKSGRVKTIIRQPIVRI; this is translated from the coding sequence ATGGAATCTGAGAAGTTTAATATATCAGATATCTATCCATTAATTTATAGCGCTAAAGTCGCGAAGGCCTCGATAATCGATGTCCCAGCCCTAAGAATAATGGCCATCAGCGGGGAAGGTGAGCCCAATGGTCCTAGATTCCGAGATTCCGTCGAGGCGCTATATTCCATCGCCTATGCAATTAATTTTATGCCAAAAAAAGGCAATACCCCCGAGGGCTTTGTGAGCTTTAGGGTTTCTGCCCTAGAGGCTTTGTGGAGCATGAAGAATGGCAAGCCATACGATGCCAGCGATGGCGGTAATCTTATCTGGGAGGTTTTTATTGTCGTACCAGGGTTTGTCACCCAGGGTGTAGTTAATATGGCAGTTAGCATGACTTTAGGGATTAAGCCAAACCCTAGATATAATGATATTCACATCTCGAGCCTCCAAGAAAAGAAATCGGCTCAGATACTACACTTTGGCTCTTATTCCACTGCCATCGGGGATATTAAAACGCTCGCTAGCTACATAAAAAAGCGTGGCTACAAGGCTGTCTTAAGGCATCATGAGATCTATTTAAGCGATCCAACTAGGAGTAAGTCGGGGAGAGTAAAGACAATTATTAGGCAGCCTATAGTCAGAATCTAA
- a CDS encoding bifunctional phosphoglucose/phosphomannose isomerase, translating to MIDIAKINELDKDRIFDMIGAQPEQLRRNYADTMHEDITAEDGVGISGIVLAGMGGSALAANIIKSWLYGSLVVPFEITRGYNLPSYVGPDTLVVVSSHSGNTEEALSCYKQALGLNARIVIMTAGGELMDLAQQKHHGLLELPAGVQPRLAVFAGLKALACLFEDMRLSSSTDLRGQLINAADFLDKLKFEMSPDNDTSNRAMEIAEQLAGKIGIIYSGSVLGSAAYKWKIDINENGKQLCFYNTYPELNHNEFQGWMFPEKKDVVSVQLESSLESAQMQKRMDITKNILKDKGFEPIVIEAQGQTLIEQLLSTILLGDYVSAYVGIANGINPTPVDLVEKLKKELG from the coding sequence ATGATAGATATAGCTAAAATAAATGAACTGGATAAAGATCGCATATTCGACATGATTGGAGCTCAGCCCGAGCAGTTGAGGCGCAATTATGCCGACACCATGCATGAGGATATCACTGCCGAAGATGGGGTGGGTATATCGGGCATAGTGCTAGCTGGGATGGGTGGCTCGGCACTGGCTGCAAATATAATTAAAAGCTGGCTTTACGGTAGTCTGGTGGTGCCTTTTGAAATAACTAGAGGGTACAATTTGCCTAGCTATGTAGGCCCAGACACCTTAGTTGTGGTGTCATCGCATTCCGGCAATACCGAAGAGGCTCTTAGCTGCTACAAGCAGGCCTTGGGCCTGAATGCTAGGATAGTCATTATGACAGCTGGTGGCGAGCTGATGGACCTCGCCCAGCAGAAACACCACGGCCTATTAGAGCTACCTGCAGGGGTTCAGCCAAGATTAGCTGTATTCGCTGGGCTAAAGGCCTTAGCGTGCTTATTTGAGGACATGAGGCTATCCTCCTCCACAGATTTGCGTGGGCAGCTTATTAATGCTGCAGACTTTTTAGATAAATTAAAATTTGAGATGAGCCCGGATAATGATACCAGTAACCGGGCAATGGAAATCGCCGAGCAGTTAGCGGGAAAGATCGGGATTATTTACTCAGGCTCAGTACTTGGCTCGGCCGCCTATAAATGGAAGATAGATATCAACGAAAATGGCAAGCAATTGTGTTTTTATAATACCTACCCGGAGCTAAATCATAATGAATTCCAGGGCTGGATGTTCCCTGAAAAGAAAGATGTTGTATCTGTACAGCTGGAATCTAGCTTGGAAAGCGCTCAAATGCAAAAGCGCATGGACATCACCAAAAATATCTTAAAAGACAAAGGCTTTGAGCCAATAGTTATAGAAGCCCAAGGCCAGACACTTATAGAGCAGTTGCTTTCTACTATCTTGCTAGGCGATTATGTCTCAGCCTATGTTGGAATTGCTAATGGAATTAATCCAACCCCAGTGGATTTGGTAGAAAAGCTCAAAAAAGAACTCGGCTAA
- a CDS encoding SDR family NAD(P)-dependent oxidoreductase — protein MQKIIGKTVLITGSSRGIGAETAEAFAKQGCNVIITFLDEIGQAETVSNKCLALGAKSTFLAQLDVRSESSIRALQKTVVLKYGGVDILVNNAAVMRWKKFTDLTYEDIEEQINVNFLGLIIMTKAFLPHVRKSIINIVGGSRSNPTIDLSVYSATKAAVRSFTEVLALETPALNIYSVSPTMTSTEMTNFHGMPAHRVAEVVVQTAKDGYGKESGEDIKVWEVGVGQHESQLLG, from the coding sequence ATGCAAAAAATAATCGGTAAAACAGTTCTCATAACAGGATCAAGCAGGGGAATAGGTGCTGAGACAGCTGAAGCTTTTGCTAAGCAAGGTTGCAATGTGATAATAACCTTCCTGGACGAGATAGGTCAGGCCGAGACTGTCTCGAATAAATGCCTTGCTCTGGGTGCGAAATCGACATTTTTAGCCCAGCTAGATGTTAGGAGCGAGTCCAGTATTAGAGCGTTACAAAAAACTGTCGTACTTAAGTATGGCGGCGTCGATATTCTGGTTAATAACGCGGCGGTGATGCGATGGAAAAAATTTACAGATCTTACTTATGAAGATATCGAGGAACAAATAAATGTGAATTTCCTAGGCTTGATTATCATGACCAAGGCTTTTTTGCCTCATGTCAGGAAATCTATCATTAATATAGTGGGTGGATCACGATCTAACCCGACTATAGATTTAAGCGTCTATAGTGCCACAAAGGCCGCCGTCAGATCTTTTACTGAGGTGTTGGCACTAGAGACTCCAGCTCTCAATATTTATTCAGTAAGCCCTACCATGACATCAACCGAAATGACAAATTTCCACGGAATGCCCGCCCATCGCGTTGCAGAGGTAGTGGTCCAGACTGCAAAAGACGGCTATGGCAAGGAAAGTGGTGAGGACATTAAAGTGTGGGAAGTAGGAGTAGGCCAGCATGAGTCGCAACTTCTTGGCTAG
- the msrA gene encoding peptide-methionine (S)-S-oxide reductase MsrA, with amino-acid sequence MSNIELADFGGGCFWGVEEAFRTKAKVLKTTVGYEGGNVDNPTYEQVCSHTTGHAETVQIEFDSAKTSYTELLDIFFDKHDPTQLDRQGPDVGDSYRSVIFYHNANQKKLAEHKIAELTKSKKYSDPIVTQLVAASTFWRAEEYHQQYLRKRNLGAC; translated from the coding sequence ATGAGTAATATTGAGTTAGCAGACTTTGGTGGGGGGTGTTTTTGGGGAGTAGAAGAAGCTTTTCGCACTAAAGCTAAGGTTCTCAAGACCACAGTCGGGTATGAAGGTGGAAATGTAGACAACCCCACCTACGAGCAAGTTTGTAGCCACACAACTGGACACGCCGAAACGGTTCAAATAGAGTTTGACTCTGCCAAGACAAGCTACACAGAGCTACTAGACATTTTTTTTGATAAACACGACCCAACTCAGCTCGATAGGCAAGGCCCAGATGTAGGGGATAGCTACCGGAGTGTTATTTTTTATCACAATGCTAATCAAAAGAAACTAGCCGAACATAAAATAGCTGAGCTTACAAAATCAAAAAAATACAGCGACCCAATAGTAACCCAGCTGGTGGCCGCAAGTACTTTCTGGAGAGCCGAAGAGTATCATCAGCAGTATTTGCGCAAGAGAAACCTCGGAGCTTGTTAG
- a CDS encoding DUF4234 domain-containing protein codes for MRVKHRSLLAITLLTLLTFGVYHIYWYFITKTEMNVINGKAKKVPFFLWFFIPVVNIWWFWRFAGAIEKTTKGNVSRITAFLAPIILGYLGSLFVAITYQPYSFAMLNNAPKLGSTLILVAVSLLPIYYFQSNLNKYAK; via the coding sequence ATGAGAGTAAAACACAGATCACTTTTAGCCATCACATTGTTAACACTTCTTACATTTGGCGTTTACCATATCTACTGGTACTTTATTACTAAGACTGAGATGAATGTCATTAATGGCAAGGCTAAAAAAGTGCCATTTTTCCTTTGGTTTTTTATACCAGTGGTGAATATCTGGTGGTTCTGGAGATTTGCAGGTGCAATAGAGAAGACTACCAAGGGTAATGTCAGCCGAATTACGGCGTTTTTGGCTCCGATAATACTTGGCTATCTTGGATCACTGTTTGTGGCTATCACTTATCAACCCTACAGCTTCGCTATGCTCAATAATGCCCCAAAGCTAGGCTCTACGCTGATACTAGTTGCAGTGTCTTTGCTTCCAATATACTATTTCCAGTCTAACCTTAATAAATACGCCAAGTAA
- a CDS encoding M3 family oligoendopeptidase, whose amino-acid sequence MESKNWNLDDVVSLDNFDELYNLTKSQIAQFPGHFKKMSPDMSDDDFLDFTKHHETTIEGMHRLSCRPSLMESADQKDSLALKLKNQVKDLEIEFSKNVRPISLWLKGKSVAGKKLLDDENAMRLFRLNPDNEYQYTYSRLMSHHSLDENSENIITAKDANGVSVIIDLRDMIETEMVYDFQPEGGEPKKISNNAELSSYAYSAKPEERRAAFKARFDQYSKNIDKFFVAYQAVVKDWNYEYDLRGYGSAIGMRNTANHIQDEVIDTLMKVCSSNVGVFQRYFGFKARQLGVEKLSRFDLYAPIGDSVENYKYDEALALVDESFREFSPKFADNAKLITDQNHVDTHPGDTKRGGAFCMTVAPSVTPYVLLNYDGKGRDVSTLAHELGHGVHSIYANNHTISAQHATLPLAETASTFGEMLLFEKLLSRAKTNDAKKKLLSEKLADSYATVCRQNFIVKFEIAAHEALKSGVEEKDLSQMWLDNLKEQFGDSVDVDEMFRYEWAYIPHIIHTPFYCYAYNFGELLSMALYAKYKSEGESFVPKIEEILAAGGSEDPRIILQKVGIDMSSAEFWQGSFELIKHWQDELETL is encoded by the coding sequence ATGGAATCAAAAAACTGGAACTTAGACGATGTAGTTAGCTTGGATAACTTCGATGAACTGTATAATCTCACTAAATCTCAGATTGCTCAGTTCCCGGGGCATTTTAAAAAGATGTCGCCTGATATGTCGGACGATGATTTTCTTGACTTCACAAAGCATCATGAAACTACCATCGAGGGCATGCACCGACTTAGTTGTAGGCCCAGCCTTATGGAATCTGCCGATCAGAAAGATAGCCTCGCGCTAAAGCTAAAGAACCAAGTAAAGGATTTAGAGATTGAATTTAGTAAGAATGTACGCCCTATTAGCCTTTGGCTTAAAGGGAAAAGTGTGGCTGGCAAGAAGCTGCTAGACGACGAAAATGCAATGCGACTTTTTAGGTTGAATCCTGACAACGAGTATCAATACACTTATTCTAGGCTTATGAGCCACCACAGCCTAGATGAAAATTCTGAGAATATCATTACCGCCAAAGATGCAAACGGCGTGAGCGTAATTATTGATCTAAGAGATATGATAGAGACAGAGATGGTCTACGATTTTCAGCCAGAGGGTGGGGAGCCTAAGAAAATTTCAAATAATGCCGAGCTAAGCAGCTATGCCTACTCAGCTAAGCCCGAAGAGCGAAGGGCAGCTTTTAAGGCTAGGTTTGACCAGTACTCAAAAAACATTGATAAATTCTTTGTGGCATACCAGGCAGTAGTGAAGGACTGGAACTATGAATATGATTTAAGGGGCTATGGGTCTGCGATAGGAATGCGAAATACGGCCAATCATATACAAGATGAAGTCATAGACACCCTCATGAAGGTCTGCTCTAGTAATGTTGGTGTATTCCAAAGGTATTTTGGGTTTAAGGCCCGCCAGCTGGGAGTGGAAAAGCTTAGTAGGTTTGACCTCTATGCCCCAATTGGTGATTCCGTAGAGAACTATAAATACGACGAGGCACTTGCTTTAGTGGATGAGTCATTTAGGGAGTTTAGCCCTAAGTTTGCCGATAATGCTAAGCTGATTACCGACCAAAATCATGTAGATACCCACCCCGGTGATACCAAGCGCGGTGGGGCGTTTTGTATGACTGTAGCGCCATCGGTGACACCATATGTTTTGCTCAATTACGATGGCAAGGGCCGAGATGTGAGCACTCTAGCCCATGAACTGGGCCATGGTGTTCATAGTATTTATGCCAATAATCACACCATATCTGCTCAGCATGCCACTTTGCCACTTGCCGAGACAGCCTCGACATTTGGGGAGATGTTATTATTTGAAAAATTACTTTCTAGGGCCAAAACTAATGATGCCAAGAAAAAATTATTGAGTGAAAAGTTAGCCGATAGTTATGCAACCGTTTGCCGCCAGAACTTTATCGTTAAATTTGAGATAGCAGCGCATGAAGCACTCAAAAGCGGAGTTGAAGAGAAAGACCTTAGCCAAATGTGGCTCGATAATCTTAAAGAGCAATTTGGAGATAGTGTCGATGTCGATGAAATGTTTAGGTACGAATGGGCTTATATACCGCACATAATTCATACCCCATTTTATTGCTATGCATACAATTTTGGCGAACTACTTAGCATGGCTCTATATGCCAAATATAAGAGTGAAGGCGAAAGCTTCGTACCAAAAATCGAGGAAATTCTCGCCGCAGGGGGCTCTGAGGACCCCAGAATAATACTCCAGAAGGTCGGAATTGACATGAGTTCAGCAGAGTTTTGGCAGGGAAGTTTTGAACTCATTAAGCACTGGCAAGATGAACTCGAAACCTTATGA
- a CDS encoding DUF3137 domain-containing protein, producing MTINYEQTLASNNSVLARGGGGGSSSGGSSGGSYSGTGFSSGYSSSSNPSGYGGSGSLWPVALLFFGVGIIFIYILKKYKTKGLSPGTSGSFSSTDNKLTSQGDKAKALIARNTFLGFQSAWSDFDLKKLKLLLSPNYFKNITLQLNILKNYQRQNIIENIKIIDIRIQDGKSKSDSFSAHIQASCKDRLHDLKTGKDIFIDNSAFAEIWFFVKVQGVFVLDSISQSTEDVGKYDKAIAEFASKKGFYFNPDFGWLMMPTRGAIFGPAGFGNADINNHVSGYYSGKIVEFYSYQPRAGSTMETMTIAQSILPKHYDDILVTEKSWYGFKPKAKGLIKVSTESNDFNKKFAVWAAKPDRATSFELLAPNFMEKIYSLNFEINIEVVDNVLYIYAPGVLINYDEMLEVLVWAFEEMKL from the coding sequence ATGACAATCAACTACGAGCAGACCTTAGCCAGTAATAATTCCGTGTTGGCTCGTGGCGGTGGAGGCGGGTCTAGCTCTGGGGGCTCAAGTGGGGGTTCTTATTCTGGCACTGGCTTTTCCTCAGGTTATTCATCGAGTAGTAACCCATCTGGCTATGGAGGGTCTGGATCGCTATGGCCTGTAGCGTTATTATTTTTCGGGGTAGGCATAATATTTATATATATTCTTAAAAAGTACAAAACTAAAGGCCTCAGCCCAGGTACAAGTGGTAGCTTTAGCAGCACGGATAATAAACTAACTAGCCAAGGCGATAAGGCAAAGGCCTTGATAGCAAGAAACACCTTTTTAGGTTTCCAGTCAGCTTGGTCCGACTTTGATTTAAAAAAATTAAAGTTGTTATTATCACCGAATTATTTCAAGAATATTACGCTACAGTTGAATATATTAAAAAACTATCAGCGTCAGAATATAATAGAAAATATTAAAATAATTGATATCAGAATACAAGATGGCAAATCTAAAAGTGACTCTTTCAGCGCACATATTCAGGCTAGCTGTAAAGACAGGCTTCATGACCTTAAAACCGGCAAGGATATATTTATTGATAATTCTGCTTTTGCCGAAATTTGGTTCTTTGTAAAGGTTCAGGGCGTATTTGTGCTCGATAGTATCAGCCAGTCTACAGAGGATGTAGGGAAGTATGATAAGGCGATAGCAGAGTTTGCTAGCAAAAAAGGATTTTATTTTAATCCAGACTTCGGATGGTTAATGATGCCTACCAGAGGTGCAATATTTGGTCCAGCAGGCTTTGGCAATGCCGATATCAACAATCATGTTTCAGGCTACTATTCTGGAAAGATTGTAGAGTTCTATAGCTACCAGCCTAGGGCTGGGTCTACAATGGAAACGATGACAATAGCCCAGTCTATATTGCCAAAACATTATGATGATATACTTGTAACCGAAAAAAGCTGGTATGGCTTTAAACCAAAGGCCAAGGGACTTATTAAGGTATCAACCGAAAGTAACGACTTTAATAAGAAATTTGCTGTCTGGGCAGCTAAGCCTGACCGAGCCACTAGCTTCGAGCTGCTAGCACCCAACTTTATGGAAAAGATATATTCGCTAAACTTTGAAATTAACATAGAAGTAGTTGATAATGTATTGTATATCTATGCACCAGGGGTATTAATAAATTACGATGAAATGCTAGAGGTGTTAGTCTGGGCATTTGAGGAAATGAAACTATGA
- the msrB gene encoding peptide-methionine (R)-S-oxide reductase MsrB — MDKKELKKKLSPMAFRVTQEHGTEPAFTGVYVDNHAEGTYRCVVCGQKLFESDTKFDSGTGWPSFDKAIPGSTVMNSDDRYGMNRIEVSCSKCGAHLGHMFDDGPSKTTGERFCINSCALDLKKKEGKQ, encoded by the coding sequence ATGGATAAAAAAGAACTTAAAAAAAAGCTGAGCCCGATGGCGTTTAGAGTTACGCAGGAACACGGCACCGAACCTGCCTTTACGGGCGTATATGTCGACAACCACGCCGAAGGCACATATCGCTGCGTGGTATGTGGGCAAAAACTTTTTGAAAGCGATACTAAATTCGACAGCGGAACTGGCTGGCCTAGCTTCGATAAGGCCATACCAGGATCTACGGTAATGAACTCAGACGACAGGTATGGAATGAATCGCATTGAAGTTAGCTGCAGTAAATGCGGTGCTCACCTGGGGCATATGTTCGATGACGGTCCAAGCAAAACAACTGGGGAAAGATTCTGTATTAATTCCTGTGCACTAGATCTAAAAAAGAAAGAAGGCAAACAATGA
- a CDS encoding SDR family NAD(P)-dependent oxidoreductase: MIKVLITGCRGGIGLDSAVALARLGYKVYATVHREKSVEELKTFAAQQGIRLEIFKLDITMKQDRDKALALDIDVLINNAAIGESGSLAEIPMSNVRKNFETNVFGTLELTQGVLKKMIKKDSGKVIIISSLAGRMPIAFWGAYCMTKFSLSAAADIMRQELKLVTKNVNIIVVEPGTYATGFNQRVMNSKYAWMDKSSYFNKVIDKIKKNEEARFALFERKSNSSIVKKIVAAVEADKPRLRYTAPWWQAAGSQLGRIFGR, translated from the coding sequence ATGATAAAAGTATTAATAACCGGATGCCGCGGCGGCATAGGCTTAGACAGTGCAGTGGCCCTCGCAAGGCTTGGCTACAAGGTATATGCCACCGTACATAGAGAAAAGTCGGTAGAAGAACTTAAGACCTTTGCCGCGCAGCAGGGCATAAGACTTGAAATATTCAAACTCGATATCACCATGAAACAAGATAGAGACAAAGCACTGGCGCTTGATATCGATGTACTAATAAACAACGCCGCTATTGGCGAATCAGGCTCACTGGCCGAAATACCAATGTCTAATGTTAGAAAAAACTTTGAAACTAATGTTTTTGGCACCCTTGAACTAACCCAGGGTGTACTCAAAAAAATGATCAAAAAAGATTCTGGCAAAGTTATTATCATTAGCTCATTAGCTGGGCGTATGCCGATAGCTTTTTGGGGAGCCTATTGCATGACCAAATTCTCGCTTTCGGCTGCTGCCGACATTATGCGCCAAGAGCTTAAGCTAGTAACCAAAAATGTCAATATTATTGTAGTCGAGCCTGGCACCTACGCCACGGGCTTCAATCAGAGGGTGATGAATAGCAAATACGCCTGGATGGACAAATCTTCTTATTTTAATAAAGTAATAGATAAGATCAAGAAAAATGAAGAGGCAAGATTTGCTCTGTTTGAGAGAAAAAGTAATAGCTCAATAGTCAAAAAGATTGTTGCAGCAGTAGAGGCCGACAAGCCTCGCCTGCGCTACACTGCGCCGTGGTGGCAAGCCGCCGGTTCTCAGCTCGGTAGAATATTTGGCAGATAA
- a CDS encoding HAD family hydrolase produces MIKAIFWDFYGVINIQGQLNPELAEFIKRNKDEYRFAILSASDVDLHPWLQQNNIDRYFDLVQTTNELGIAKSDPRFYESALEKLKLRPHEAIFVDDTQHYLDVAAKLGVKAVLFDKHTLATIEGFTAYN; encoded by the coding sequence ATGATAAAGGCAATCTTCTGGGATTTTTATGGCGTCATCAATATCCAGGGCCAGCTTAATCCAGAATTAGCAGAATTTATTAAGCGAAATAAGGATGAGTATAGATTTGCAATATTATCTGCATCGGATGTAGATTTACATCCGTGGCTTCAGCAAAATAACATAGATAGATATTTTGATCTTGTTCAAACCACCAACGAGCTCGGGATTGCCAAGTCGGACCCAAGATTCTACGAGTCCGCTTTAGAGAAATTGAAGTTAAGGCCGCACGAAGCAATTTTTGTCGATGATACCCAGCACTACTTGGATGTAGCAGCTAAGCTGGGGGTTAAAGCTGTTCTATTTGATAAACATACCCTGGCAACTATAGAAGGCTTTACCGCTTATAACTAA